The following proteins are encoded in a genomic region of Alnus glutinosa chromosome 8, dhAlnGlut1.1, whole genome shotgun sequence:
- the LOC133874560 gene encoding cysteine synthase 2, with the protein MAPVRTTGGVVAAAVISIFFAMLSHLLSSKRTILRLSKKKEKKPRNGLIDAIGNTPLIRINSLSEATGCEILGKCEFLNPGGSVKDRVAVKIIEEALESGELAQGGVVTEGSAGSTAISLATVAPAYGCKCHVVIPDDVAMEKSQILEALGATVERVRPVSITHRDHYVNIARRRALEANEVASKHRKSDQMDCKPLKQINGYTSGEEKQSSALSNNCRGGFFADQFENLANFRAHYEGTGPEILEQAGGNLDAFVAAAGTGGTVAGVSKFLQEKFPNIKSFLVDPPGSGLFNKVTRGVMYTKEEAEGRRLKNPFDTITEGIGINRLTQNFLMAKLDGAFRGTDMEAVEMSRFLLKNDGLFLGSSSAMNCVGAVRVAQSIGPGHTIVTILCDSGMRHLSKFYNDEYLSQHGLTPKAKGLEFLGIK; encoded by the exons ATGGCGCCTGTGAGAACCACAGGCGgtgttgttgctgctgctgtAATCTCCATCTTCTTCGCCATGCTCTCTCACTTGCTCAGCTCCAAAAGGACCATCTTGCGCCTctcaaagaagaaggaaaagaagcccAGAAATGGGCTTATTGATGCCATTGGCAACACCCCCTTGATTCGCATCAACAGCCTCTCTGAAGCCACTGGTTGCGAA ATTCTTGGCAAGTGCGAGTTTTTGAATCCAGGAGGGAGTGTGAAAGATAGAGTTGCCGTGAAAATTATTGAagag GCTTTGGAATCTGGGGAGCTAGCTCAAGGTGGAGTTGTTACTGAGGGGAGCGCTGGGAGCACTGCCATCAGCCTTGCTACAGTTGCTCCTGCCTATGGTTGCAAATGCCATGTGGTTATCCCTGATGACGTTGCTATGGAGAAG TCTCAAATACTTGAAGCCCTTGGAGCTACTGTTGAAAGGGTAAGACCCGTGTCAATTACACACAGAGACCACTATGTCAATATTGCACGGAGAAGAGCACTGGAAGCAAATGAGGTGGCATCAAAGCATAGGAAATCTGATCAAATGGATTGCAAACCCCTAAAGCAAATCAATGGTTACACATCCGGTGAAGAGAAACAAAGTTCAGCTTTATCGAATAATTGTCGAGGTGGCTTCTTTGCTGATCAGTTTGAAAATCTTGCAAACTTTCGAGCACACTATGAGGGTACCGGGCCTGAGATTTTGGAACAGGCTGGTGGTAATTTAGATGCTTTTGTAGCGGCTGCAGGCACAGGAGGTACTGTGGCTGGTGTTTCCAAGTTTCTCCAG GAAAAATTTCCAAACATCAAGTCCTTCCTGGTAGATCCTCCTGGTTCTGGTTTGTTCAATAAGGTAACAAGAGGGGTGATGTACACTAAAGAGGAGGCTGAAGGGCGCAGATTAAAGAATCCGTTTGACACAATAACAGAAGGAATTGGAATCAACAGGTTGACACAGAATTTCTTGATGGCAAAACTTGATGGGGCTTTTAGAGGCACAGACATGGAGGCTGTTGAAATGTCTAG GTTTCTTTTGAAGAATGATGGGCTCTTTCTTGGAAGTTCTTCGGCTATGAATTGTGTTGGAGCTGTCAGAGTGGCACAGTCCATCGGCCCTGGTCACACTATTGTGACTATTCTTTGTGACAGTGGGATGAGGCACCTGAGCAAGTTTTACAATGACGAGTATCTGTCTCAGCATGGTTTGACACCCAAGGCAAAAGGATTAGAGTTTTTGGGCATCAAATGA
- the LOC133875876 gene encoding uncharacterized protein LOC133875876, with product MNMGKTAENRILAILAYFLSFGFSPFLVTLAILILSTMLIIVTFKKKKVILHEKPAQDHEGLICEQKNVPGKVVGETLQPPVETAIQQNEVGLMHEYQVESTSDILVPSDSESSNDSVMGEKFDLNLTCSNYMEQNLAMSDISVSDDDDDDSLIEICLPGSKFGGPDEEPKQKLQSNLPSNLPDLLPESIFEQQGLMELLAEINEMNEEENLIEIDLGLHQGFKVSD from the coding sequence ATGAACATGGGAAAAACAGCTGAGAATCGAATCCTTGCAATTTTGGCTTACTTTCTTAGTTTTGGCTTCTCTCCTTTCCTTGTTACCCTTGCAATTTTGATTCTATCAACTATGTTGATCATTGTcacattcaaaaagaaaaaggtaatttTGCATGAGAAACCAGCGCAAGATCATGAGGGTCTCATCTGTGAGCAGAAAAACGTCCCTGGAAAAGTAGTTGGAGAGACTCTTCAACCACCAGTAGAAACAGCTATCCAACAAAATGAAGTTGGTCTGATGCATGAGTACCAAGTTGAATCAACCTCGGACATTCTTGTTCCATCAGACAGTGAAAGTAGCAATGATTCTGTAATGGGTGAAAAGTTTGATCTCAATTTGACTTGTTCAAACTATATGGAACAAAATCTAGCAATGTCAGATATTTCAgtttctgatgatgatgatgatgatagcCTCATTGAAATCTGCCTTCCGGGCAGCAAGTTTGGTGGCCCAGATGAagaaccaaagcaaaagctgcAGTCAAATCTGCCGTCAAATCTGCCTGATCTCTTGCCGGAATCAATATTCGAGCAACAAGGCTTAATGGAGCTCTTAGCAGAGATCAATGAGATGAATGAAGAAGAGAATCTGATTGAGATTGATCTTGGGCTCCATCAAGGGTTCAAGGTTAGCGATTGA
- the LOC133876000 gene encoding uncharacterized protein LOC133876000 — MDLSPAPTTPPVEEEDEWDTDGFVIPSLEIGDPDQGRLDASEVEASKPPSPKAKKEENIYLGPHGAPPSQSKQQELNSAGRKQKFKQKLKEADRRSSGTGRENKLESLRELVGGGKATAGMAKSSPRDWLDSHCHESQFERRNPQ; from the exons ATGGACCTGTCTCCAGCGCCAACCACTCCTccagttgaagaagaagatgagtggg ATACCGATGGATTTGTTATTCCAAGCCTGGAAATAGGAGACCCTGATCAAGGTAGGCTTGATGCTTCAGAAGTAGAAGCCTCAAAACCTCCTTCTCCAAAG gccaaaaaagaagagaacatCTACCTAGGGCCGCACGGGGCGCCCCCGTCACAGTCAAAGCAGCAGGAGCTGAATTCTGCTGGTCGTAAGCAGAAGTTCAAGCAGAAATTGAAGGAAGCAGATAGGAGGAGTAGTGGGACAGGTCGGGAGAATAAGTTAGAAAGTCTGCGAGAACTTGTGGGGGGTGGCAAAGCAACTGCCGGCATGGCGAAGAGCTCTCCCAGGGATTGGCTAGACTCGCATTGCCATGAGTCTCAGTTTGAGAGGCGGAATCCCCAGTGA